Proteins encoded in a region of the Streptomyces violaceoruber genome:
- a CDS encoding MmcQ/YjbR family DNA-binding protein, producing MPDAEDVRRIALSLPDTTEKTAWSMPTFRVAGKMFATLPEDETSLAVRCPKEERDELVLAEPDKFWIAAHEAQFAWVRARLAALEVEDELRDILADSWRQAAPTRLLEAHPRLGLPAGG from the coding sequence ATGCCGGACGCAGAAGACGTACGCCGTATCGCCCTGTCCCTGCCGGACACGACGGAGAAGACCGCCTGGAGCATGCCCACCTTCCGGGTCGCGGGGAAGATGTTCGCCACGCTGCCCGAGGACGAGACCTCGCTCGCGGTGCGCTGCCCGAAGGAGGAGCGCGACGAACTGGTGCTGGCCGAGCCGGACAAGTTCTGGATCGCCGCGCACGAGGCCCAGTTCGCCTGGGTGCGGGCCAGGCTCGCCGCCCTGGAGGTCGAGGACGAGCTGCGCGACATCCTCGCCGACTCCTGGCGCCAGGCGGCCCCAACCAGGCTGCTGGAGGCCCACCCCCGGCTGGGGCTGCCCGCCGGGGGCTGA
- a CDS encoding GNAT family N-acetyltransferase → MNVDRVDEHGVTALLDGLAGLLADTVAGGASVGFLAPLTHAEAAHWWRGRAAAVAAGQLAVWVAREGERVTGTVSLALPDKPNSRHRAELVKLMVSRSVRGRGVGRRLLATAEEAAAAAGITLLHLDTETGSPAEHLYRSAGWTRAGTIPDYAADPGGELRPTTLYFKQVGERVGAHAAAG, encoded by the coding sequence GTGAACGTGGACCGGGTCGACGAGCACGGGGTGACGGCGCTGCTGGACGGCCTGGCCGGTCTGCTGGCCGACACCGTCGCGGGCGGCGCCTCCGTAGGCTTCCTCGCCCCGCTCACTCACGCGGAGGCCGCGCACTGGTGGCGGGGGCGGGCCGCCGCCGTGGCCGCCGGGCAGCTCGCCGTCTGGGTGGCGCGGGAGGGGGAGCGGGTGACCGGGACGGTGAGCCTCGCCCTGCCGGACAAGCCCAACAGCCGCCACCGCGCGGAGCTGGTCAAGCTCATGGTGTCCCGCTCGGTCCGCGGCCGGGGAGTGGGCCGCCGGCTGCTGGCCACCGCCGAGGAGGCGGCCGCGGCGGCCGGGATCACCCTGCTCCACCTGGACACCGAGACCGGCAGCCCGGCCGAGCACCTGTACCGGTCCGCCGGGTGGACCCGAGCCGGCACGATCCCGGACTACGCGGCGGACCCGGGCGGGGAACTGCGGCCGACGACGCTCTACTTCAAGCAGGTCGGGGAGCGGGTGGGCGCCCACGCCGCCGCCGGGTGA
- a CDS encoding helix-turn-helix domain-containing protein, whose product MREDDVVADPVDARLAARLAELRAERGWSLGELAERSGVSRSTLSRAERAETSPTAAVLNRLCAVYGRTMSRLLSEVEAEPALLVRAAEQPVWEDRPAGFVRRSVSPPHPGLRGELVEGRLAAGADIAYDRPPVPGLEQHVWLLEGALEITAQDVEHHLAAGDCLRMRVWGPTRFRCPGPGGARYALAVVLQ is encoded by the coding sequence ATGAGAGAAGACGACGTCGTCGCGGACCCGGTGGACGCCCGGCTCGCCGCCCGGCTGGCCGAACTGCGGGCCGAACGCGGCTGGTCGCTGGGAGAGCTGGCGGAGCGCAGCGGGGTGAGCCGGTCCACGCTGTCCCGGGCCGAGCGGGCCGAGACCAGCCCCACCGCCGCCGTACTCAACCGCCTGTGCGCGGTCTACGGACGGACCATGTCCCGGCTGCTCAGCGAGGTCGAGGCGGAACCCGCGCTGCTGGTGCGGGCCGCCGAGCAACCCGTGTGGGAGGACCGTCCCGCCGGGTTCGTACGCCGCTCGGTGTCCCCGCCGCACCCGGGACTGCGCGGCGAACTCGTCGAGGGACGGCTCGCGGCGGGCGCCGACATCGCCTACGACCGGCCGCCGGTGCCCGGCCTGGAGCAGCACGTCTGGCTCCTGGAAGGGGCCCTGGAGATCACGGCGCAGGACGTGGAGCACCACCTCGCCGCCGGTGACTGCCTGCGGATGCGCGTGTGGGGGCCGACGCGGTTCCGGTGCCCCGGGCCCGGCGGTGCCCGCTACGCGCTGGCGGTGGTGCTGCAGTGA
- a CDS encoding LysR family transcriptional regulator yields the protein MIEARRLHILRAVADHRTVTAAAAALYLTPSAVSQQLAALEQETGHRLVERGAKGVRLTPAGEILLSHTNAVLAQLERAEAELAAYGSGEAGTVTVASFATGIALVVAPALARLAESAPGIRVRVQDAEGDASLPMVLDRQVDVAVAVEYRGAPPADDPRLTHVSLYAEPFDAVVPVAHRLADADEVPLAELAKDTWIGPYPGNPCHDVVVLACESAGFQPRLEHSSDDFRAVVSLAAADAGVALVPRSALLGTDLTGVVVRPVDGVAPTRRVFAAVRRGAEDHPLIRPVLDALGDAARA from the coding sequence ATGATCGAGGCGCGGCGGCTGCACATCCTGCGAGCGGTGGCGGACCACCGCACCGTGACGGCGGCCGCCGCCGCGCTCTACCTCACCCCGTCCGCGGTCTCCCAGCAGCTGGCCGCCCTGGAGCAGGAGACCGGGCACCGCCTGGTCGAGCGCGGCGCCAAGGGCGTACGGCTGACCCCGGCCGGCGAGATCCTGCTCAGCCACACCAACGCCGTCCTCGCCCAGCTGGAGCGGGCCGAGGCCGAGCTGGCCGCCTACGGCTCGGGCGAGGCGGGTACGGTCACGGTCGCCTCCTTCGCGACCGGCATCGCCCTCGTCGTCGCGCCCGCCCTGGCCCGCCTCGCCGAGTCGGCCCCCGGCATCCGGGTCCGCGTCCAGGACGCCGAGGGCGACGCCAGCCTGCCGATGGTCCTCGACCGGCAGGTCGACGTCGCGGTCGCCGTCGAGTACCGCGGGGCGCCGCCCGCCGACGACCCGCGCCTGACCCACGTCTCGCTGTACGCCGAGCCCTTCGACGCGGTCGTCCCGGTCGCCCACCGTCTCGCCGACGCCGACGAGGTGCCGCTCGCGGAGCTGGCCAAGGACACCTGGATCGGCCCCTACCCGGGCAACCCTTGCCACGACGTGGTCGTGCTGGCCTGTGAGAGCGCCGGGTTCCAGCCCCGCCTCGAACACTCCTCGGACGACTTCCGCGCGGTGGTGTCCCTCGCCGCGGCCGACGCCGGGGTGGCGCTCGTCCCGCGCTCGGCGCTGCTCGGCACCGACCTGACCGGCGTGGTCGTCCGCCCGGTCGACGGGGTGGCGCCCACCCGCCGCGTCTTCGCGGCCGTACGGCGGGGAGCGGAGGACCACCCGCTGATCCGCCCGGTCCTCGACGCACTCGGCGACGCGGCCCGGGCGTGA
- a CDS encoding glycine C-acetyltransferase, producing the protein MFDSVRDDLRATLDEIRAAGLHKPERVIGTPQSATVNVTAGGRPGEVLNFCANNYLGLADHPEVVAAAHEALDRWGYGMASVRFICGTQEVHKELEARLSAFLGQEDTILYSSCFDANGGVFETLLGPEDAVISDALNHASIIDGIRLSKAKRLRYANRDMADLEAQLKAAGEARRKLIVTDGVFSMDGYVAPLDEICDLADRYDAMVMVDDSHAVGFVGPGGRGTPELHGVMDRVDIITGTLGKALGGASGGYVAARAEIVALLRQRSRPYLFSNTLAPVIAAASLKVLDLLESADDLRVRLAENTALFRRRMTDEGFDILPGDHAIAPVMIGDATKAGRMAELLLERGVYVIGFSYPVVPQDKARIRVQLSAAHSTDDVNRAVDAFVAAREQLAA; encoded by the coding sequence ATGTTCGACTCCGTGCGCGACGACCTGCGCGCCACCCTCGACGAGATCCGCGCCGCCGGCCTGCACAAGCCCGAGCGCGTCATCGGCACCCCGCAGTCCGCGACCGTCAACGTCACCGCGGGCGGCCGCCCCGGCGAGGTCCTCAACTTCTGCGCCAACAACTACCTCGGTCTCGCCGACCACCCCGAGGTCGTCGCCGCCGCCCACGAGGCGCTGGACCGCTGGGGCTACGGCATGGCGTCCGTGCGCTTCATCTGCGGCACCCAGGAGGTGCACAAGGAACTGGAGGCCCGGCTCTCCGCGTTCCTCGGCCAGGAGGACACGATCCTCTACTCCTCCTGCTTCGACGCCAACGGCGGCGTCTTCGAGACCCTGCTGGGCCCCGAGGACGCGGTGATCTCCGACGCCCTCAACCACGCCTCCATCATCGACGGCATCCGGCTGTCCAAGGCCAAGCGGCTGCGCTACGCCAACCGCGACATGGCCGACCTGGAGGCGCAGCTCAAGGCCGCCGGCGAGGCCCGCCGCAAGCTGATCGTCACCGACGGCGTCTTCTCCATGGACGGCTACGTCGCCCCGCTCGACGAGATCTGCGACCTCGCCGACCGCTACGACGCCATGGTCATGGTCGACGACTCGCACGCCGTCGGCTTCGTCGGCCCCGGCGGCCGCGGCACCCCCGAGCTGCACGGCGTCATGGACCGCGTCGACATCATCACCGGCACCCTCGGCAAGGCGCTCGGCGGCGCGTCCGGCGGCTACGTCGCGGCCCGCGCCGAGATCGTCGCCCTGCTGCGCCAGCGCTCCAGGCCGTACCTCTTCTCCAACACCCTCGCCCCGGTGATCGCCGCCGCCTCCCTCAAGGTGCTCGACCTGCTGGAGTCGGCCGACGACCTGCGCGTCCGGCTCGCCGAGAACACCGCGCTGTTCCGCCGCCGGATGACGGACGAGGGCTTCGACATCCTCCCCGGCGACCACGCCATCGCGCCCGTCATGATCGGCGACGCGACGAAGGCGGGCCGCATGGCGGAGCTGCTCCTGGAGCGCGGCGTGTACGTGATCGGCTTCTCCTACCCGGTCGTCCCGCAGGACAAGGCCCGCATCCGCGTCCAGCTGTCCGCCGCCCACTCCACGGACGACGTCAACCGCGCGGTGGACGCCTTCGTGGCCGCCCGGGAGCAGCTCGCGGCCTGA
- the tdh gene encoding L-threonine 3-dehydrogenase codes for MKALVKEKAEPGLWLADVPEPTIGSGDVLIKVLRTGICGTDLHIRAWDGWAQQAIRTPLVVGHEFVGEVVDTGRDVTDIKAGDRVSGEGHLVCGKCRNCLAGRRHLCRATVGLGVGRDGAFAEYVALPASNVWVHRVPVDLDVAAIFDPFGNAVHTALSFPLVGEDVLITGAGPIGLMAAAVARHAGARNVVITDVSEERLELARKVGVSLALNVSDATIADGQRELGLREGFDIGLEMSGRPEAMRDMIANMTHGGRIAMLGLPAEEFPVDWARVVTSMITVKGIYGREMFETWYAMSVLLEGGLDLAPVITGRYSHRDFEAAFADAASGRGGKVILDWTA; via the coding sequence TTGAAGGCGCTGGTCAAGGAGAAGGCGGAGCCCGGGCTGTGGCTCGCGGACGTCCCGGAGCCCACCATCGGGTCCGGTGACGTCCTCATCAAGGTGCTGCGCACCGGCATCTGCGGCACCGACCTGCACATCCGGGCTTGGGACGGCTGGGCGCAGCAGGCCATCCGCACCCCGCTCGTCGTCGGCCACGAGTTCGTCGGCGAGGTCGTCGACACCGGGCGCGACGTCACCGACATCAAGGCCGGCGACCGGGTCAGCGGCGAGGGCCACCTGGTCTGCGGCAAGTGCCGCAACTGCCTGGCCGGCCGGCGCCACCTGTGCCGCGCCACCGTCGGCCTCGGCGTCGGCCGGGACGGGGCGTTCGCCGAGTACGTGGCCCTGCCCGCATCCAACGTCTGGGTGCACCGCGTCCCCGTCGACCTCGACGTCGCCGCGATCTTCGACCCGTTCGGCAACGCCGTGCACACCGCGCTGTCCTTCCCGCTGGTCGGCGAGGACGTCCTCATCACCGGCGCCGGACCGATCGGCCTGATGGCCGCCGCCGTGGCCCGGCACGCCGGCGCCCGCAACGTCGTCATCACGGACGTGAGCGAGGAGCGGCTGGAACTGGCCCGCAAGGTCGGCGTCAGCCTCGCCCTGAACGTCTCGGACGCCACCATCGCCGACGGACAGCGCGAACTGGGCCTGCGCGAGGGCTTCGACATCGGCCTGGAGATGTCCGGCCGTCCCGAGGCCATGCGCGACATGATCGCCAACATGACGCACGGCGGCCGGATCGCCATGCTCGGCCTGCCCGCCGAGGAGTTCCCGGTCGACTGGGCCCGCGTCGTCACCTCCATGATCACCGTCAAGGGCATCTACGGCCGCGAGATGTTCGAGACCTGGTACGCCATGTCCGTGCTGCTCGAAGGCGGCCTCGACCTCGCCCCCGTGATCACCGGCCGCTACTCCCACCGCGACTTCGAGGCCGCGTTCGCCGACGCGGCGAGCGGCCGCGGCGGCAAGGTCATCCTCGACTGGACCGCGTAA
- a CDS encoding GAF domain-containing protein: protein MSYDPPRPAGRLLLTPEDREAPTRVRRLRRLGLAERADPALDAFAAHLAALAEAPYAMVNFLVEGGQFFAGLRVPEVPPVTRGDGTSPEFGRVQPRDHGFCPHVVVRRKALVLEDVRDYPRFAGNPVVDAFGIRSYLGAPLIDSTGTVLGTVSAADVQPRTWGTAGLATIKTTAADLVRRIERSAEDGLPL from the coding sequence ATGAGCTACGACCCGCCGCGCCCGGCCGGACGTCTGCTGCTCACCCCCGAGGACCGGGAGGCCCCCACCCGGGTACGGCGGCTGCGCCGGCTCGGCCTGGCGGAACGAGCCGACCCGGCCCTCGACGCCTTCGCCGCCCACCTCGCGGCCCTCGCCGAGGCGCCGTACGCGATGGTCAACTTCCTGGTGGAGGGCGGGCAGTTCTTCGCCGGACTGCGGGTGCCGGAGGTCCCGCCGGTGACGCGGGGCGACGGGACCAGCCCCGAGTTCGGCCGGGTCCAGCCGCGCGACCACGGCTTCTGCCCCCACGTGGTGGTCCGGCGCAAGGCGCTGGTCCTGGAGGACGTGCGCGACTACCCGCGCTTCGCGGGCAACCCCGTCGTCGACGCGTTCGGCATCCGCTCCTACCTGGGCGCCCCGCTCATCGACAGCACCGGGACGGTGCTGGGCACCGTGTCCGCCGCGGACGTACAGCCCCGGACCTGGGGGACCGCGGGCCTGGCCACGATCAAGACGACGGCGGCCGACCTCGTACGGCGCATCGAACGCAGCGCGGAGGACGGGCTCCCGCTGTGA
- a CDS encoding GTP-binding protein, translated as MDYDDSSDHTHGEGADPFPTALKILVAGGFGVGKTTFVGAVSEIAPLSTEELLTTVSAATDNLDGIENKLETTVAMDFGRLTLDPEHVLYLFGTPGQERFWFMWDELCEGALGAVIIADTRRLEESFAAVDFFEERGLGFVVAINEFDGSYRYDPEEVRAAMDLHPEIPIVRCDARISSSGVQTLLTLVRHLIAHTPAPTSGSGAGVRP; from the coding sequence ATGGACTACGACGACAGCTCTGACCACACGCACGGCGAAGGCGCCGACCCGTTCCCCACCGCCCTGAAGATCCTCGTGGCGGGCGGATTCGGCGTCGGCAAGACGACCTTCGTCGGCGCGGTCAGCGAGATCGCGCCGCTGAGCACGGAGGAACTGCTCACCACGGTCAGCGCCGCGACCGACAACCTCGACGGAATCGAGAACAAACTCGAAACGACCGTGGCCATGGACTTCGGCCGGCTCACCCTCGACCCCGAACACGTCCTGTACCTGTTCGGGACACCGGGCCAGGAACGCTTCTGGTTCATGTGGGACGAACTGTGCGAGGGCGCCCTCGGGGCGGTGATCATCGCGGACACCCGCCGTCTGGAGGAGTCCTTCGCCGCCGTCGACTTCTTCGAGGAACGCGGACTCGGCTTCGTCGTCGCGATCAACGAGTTCGACGGCTCCTACCGCTACGACCCCGAGGAGGTGCGCGCGGCCATGGACCTGCACCCCGAGATCCCGATCGTGCGCTGCGACGCCCGGATCTCCAGCTCCGGCGTACAGACGCTGCTCACCCTCGTACGCCACCTCATCGCCCACACCCCGGCCCCGACGTCCGGGTCCGGCGCCGGAGTCCGCCCATGA
- a CDS encoding DUF742 domain-containing protein produces MAAAGDGPWLDDAAGRLVRPFTVSNGRTRPTVALDLMSQVMATGATPLGYLGPEHTQALDLCRAPLPVAELAAHLRLPVAVTKVLLSDLVDCGALTTKPPAAFHHHPTDRALLEAVLDGLRRQL; encoded by the coding sequence GTGGCCGCGGCCGGCGACGGGCCCTGGCTCGACGACGCCGCCGGACGGCTGGTGCGCCCTTTCACCGTCAGCAACGGCCGTACCCGGCCCACCGTCGCGCTCGACCTGATGTCCCAGGTCATGGCCACCGGGGCGACCCCCCTCGGCTACCTCGGACCCGAGCACACACAGGCACTCGACCTGTGCCGGGCGCCCCTCCCGGTCGCCGAACTCGCCGCCCACCTGCGGCTTCCGGTGGCGGTCACCAAGGTGCTGCTCTCGGACCTCGTCGACTGCGGCGCGCTGACCACCAAACCCCCCGCCGCGTTCCACCACCACCCCACGGACCGGGCCCTTCTGGAGGCAGTGCTCGATGGACTACGACGACAGCTCTGA
- a CDS encoding roadblock/LC7 domain-containing protein, whose protein sequence is MASDAPTGQVSDLDWLMSGLVQRVPHTSSAVLLSADGLVKSVHGLDADSADHMAALASGLYSLGRSAGVRFGDGGDVRQVVVELASTLLFVTTAGSGTCLAVLAGREADAAVLGYEMAMLVKSVRPYLVTAPRQHTAEPPAMRP, encoded by the coding sequence ATGGCGAGCGATGCGCCGACCGGCCAAGTGTCCGACCTCGACTGGCTGATGAGCGGCCTCGTCCAGCGCGTGCCGCACACCAGCAGCGCGGTGCTCCTGTCCGCCGACGGACTGGTGAAGTCCGTCCACGGACTCGACGCCGACAGCGCCGACCACATGGCGGCCCTGGCCTCCGGCCTGTACTCCCTCGGCCGCAGCGCCGGCGTCCGCTTCGGCGACGGCGGGGACGTGCGGCAGGTCGTCGTCGAACTCGCCTCGACCCTGCTCTTCGTCACCACCGCGGGCTCCGGCACCTGCCTCGCCGTGCTGGCCGGCCGCGAGGCCGACGCGGCCGTCCTCGGCTACGAGATGGCGATGCTCGTCAAGAGCGTCCGCCCCTACCTGGTCACCGCGCCCCGGCAGCACACCGCCGAACCCCCGGCGATGAGGCCTTGA
- a CDS encoding sensor histidine kinase — protein sequence MSHLRAPAARADRREGGRHGRPAPRTTTALPETHIRPQLLRLAVLPPVAVALSACAVVLFTVRSTGIRPGPVLWAVLAGALSVTVAAVVIAAVAADRAARSVHDRVGALRRNTARQEGDLRAVVEALRRGESPAPRTPRGGPPDDADDFELLAADLSRAHDGAVTAVVRAAQLSSQAGSEQKLEVFVNLARRLQSLVHREISILDELENEIEDPDLLKGLFHVDHLATRIRRHAENLAVLGGAVSRRQWSNPVDMTEVLRSAIAEVEQYSRVRLVPPIDGTLRGHAVADVIHLLAELVENATLFSAPQTQVLMRANLVTSGLAVEVEDRGLGMPVGEQDRMNALLADPDQVNVARLLADGRIGLFVVSQLAKRHGITVRLQTNIYGGVQAVLVVPQALLGTEPGALPGSAAHPATVTPAGPVTAASPRQQPRAVPPAVPQAPEVSATAHVPSLDARDFGAPAFDTSAPGAPAPAVPAPVVPAPVVPAPVVPAPVPPGPAPVPASEAPGPVEARRGVGEPVPLPVRGTHRNRATPAAAVPGVRPEDRGVLAEHANTPPVPRLSAVRGTMGKPQLPRRRAQEHIVPQLRGGPAPRQDPEPYTGHDPGLMAAFQRGVGLAEAQQHSEPAPLTPAQGDPGGTAE from the coding sequence ATGTCTCACCTCCGCGCCCCGGCCGCGCGAGCAGACCGCCGCGAGGGCGGACGGCACGGCCGGCCGGCCCCGCGTACCACCACCGCGCTGCCCGAGACCCACATACGGCCCCAACTCCTGAGGCTCGCCGTCCTGCCACCGGTCGCGGTCGCCCTCAGCGCCTGCGCGGTCGTCCTCTTCACCGTCCGGTCCACCGGCATCCGGCCCGGCCCCGTCCTGTGGGCCGTACTCGCCGGGGCGCTCTCGGTGACCGTCGCGGCCGTCGTCATCGCGGCCGTCGCCGCCGACCGCGCCGCGCGGTCCGTGCACGACCGTGTCGGCGCACTGCGCCGCAACACCGCGCGCCAGGAGGGCGACCTGCGCGCCGTCGTGGAGGCGCTGCGCCGGGGCGAGTCCCCGGCCCCGCGCACCCCGCGCGGCGGACCGCCGGACGACGCCGACGACTTCGAACTGCTCGCCGCCGACCTCTCCCGCGCCCACGACGGCGCCGTCACCGCCGTCGTCCGCGCCGCCCAGCTCTCCAGCCAGGCGGGCAGCGAACAGAAGCTCGAGGTCTTCGTCAACCTCGCGCGGCGCCTGCAGTCCCTGGTGCACCGGGAGATCTCCATCCTGGACGAGCTGGAGAACGAGATCGAGGACCCCGACCTCCTCAAGGGCCTCTTCCACGTCGACCACCTCGCCACCCGCATCCGGCGCCACGCCGAGAACCTCGCGGTGCTCGGCGGTGCCGTCTCCCGCCGCCAGTGGAGCAACCCGGTCGACATGACCGAGGTGCTGCGCTCGGCCATCGCCGAGGTCGAGCAGTACTCCCGGGTCCGGCTGGTCCCGCCGATCGACGGCACCCTGCGCGGCCACGCGGTCGCCGACGTCATCCACCTGCTGGCCGAACTCGTCGAGAACGCCACCCTGTTCTCCGCGCCGCAGACCCAGGTGCTGATGCGCGCCAACCTCGTCACCTCGGGCCTCGCCGTCGAGGTCGAGGACCGCGGACTGGGCATGCCCGTCGGTGAGCAGGACCGCATGAACGCCCTGCTCGCCGACCCCGACCAGGTCAACGTCGCCCGCCTGCTCGCGGACGGGCGCATCGGACTGTTCGTCGTCTCCCAGCTCGCCAAGCGGCACGGGATCACCGTGCGGCTCCAGACCAACATCTACGGCGGCGTCCAGGCCGTCCTGGTCGTGCCGCAGGCGCTGCTGGGCACCGAGCCGGGTGCGCTGCCCGGGAGTGCCGCCCACCCGGCCACGGTCACCCCTGCCGGACCGGTGACCGCGGCGTCGCCCCGGCAGCAGCCGCGGGCCGTGCCGCCCGCGGTGCCGCAGGCTCCGGAGGTGTCCGCCACGGCGCACGTACCGTCGCTGGACGCACGGGACTTCGGCGCCCCGGCCTTCGACACGTCGGCTCCGGGAGCACCCGCTCCGGCAGTACCCGCTCCGGTTGTACCGGCTCCCGTTGTACCGGCTCCGGTTGTCCCGGCCCCCGTCCCGCCCGGGCCCGCCCCCGTCCCCGCATCCGAGGCGCCCGGCCCGGTCGAGGCCCGCAGGGGCGTCGGTGAACCCGTGCCGCTGCCCGTGCGCGGCACGCACCGGAACCGCGCCACCCCGGCCGCCGCCGTGCCCGGAGTACGGCCCGAGGACCGGGGCGTCCTCGCCGAACACGCGAACACCCCGCCCGTCCCGCGGCTCAGCGCGGTGCGCGGCACCATGGGGAAGCCCCAACTGCCGCGCCGCCGTGCCCAGGAGCACATCGTGCCCCAGTTGCGCGGCGGCCCCGCGCCCCGCCAGGACCCCGAGCCGTACACCGGGCACGACCCGGGCCTGATGGCGGCCTTCCAGCGCGGCGTCGGCCTCGCGGAGGCCCAGCAGCACAGCGAACCAGCGCCCCTGACACCGGCCCAGGGCGACCCGGGCGGGACGGCCGAATGA
- a CDS encoding aldehyde dehydrogenase family protein yields MTDTTPDAAPRATTFTTRSPATGEPLAEHPVDGPEEVARAVARARRAQEGWAALPAARRRERLLRWKRLLARELGTVARTVAEETGKPAGDAGLEVVLTLEHLGWAARNADRVLRRRRVRTGLFTVHQRASLVHRPLGVVGVIGPWNYPCYTPMGSVGYALAAGNAVVLKPSELTPATGLLLAALFDEAVPAHAGLFTVVTGAAATGEALVRSGVDKLAFTGSPGTARKVMEVCAETLTPFLAECGGKDAVIVTADADLDAAADAIVWGAFGNAGQTCAGVERVYAVREVHEALCERVVRRAGALRPGSGGDAHYGPMTLPGQLETVARHVTEAVSSGARALLGGPESVRAPYVAPVVLTGAPADSAAMTEETFGPVVAVDAVADVDEAVARANDSRYALGAAVFCGSRRTGAAIAARLHAGAVSVNSVLGFAAVPALPFGGSRDSGFGRIHGAEGLRAFTAVQSTTVQRFAPPIALTSFEVSAAARERAVRLARSLHLRH; encoded by the coding sequence ATGACCGACACCACCCCGGACGCCGCACCCCGTGCCACGACGTTCACCACCCGCTCCCCGGCGACCGGCGAACCTCTCGCCGAGCATCCGGTCGACGGCCCCGAGGAGGTCGCCCGGGCCGTGGCGCGGGCCCGGCGGGCGCAGGAGGGCTGGGCCGCGCTGCCCGCGGCCCGGCGCCGGGAGCGATTGCTGCGCTGGAAACGGCTGCTCGCCCGCGAGTTGGGCACCGTCGCCCGGACCGTCGCCGAGGAGACCGGCAAGCCGGCCGGTGACGCCGGACTGGAGGTCGTCCTCACTCTGGAGCACCTCGGGTGGGCCGCGCGCAACGCCGACCGCGTGCTGCGCCGGCGGCGGGTGCGCACCGGGCTGTTCACGGTCCACCAACGGGCCTCGCTGGTGCACCGGCCGCTGGGGGTGGTCGGCGTGATCGGCCCGTGGAACTACCCCTGCTACACCCCGATGGGCTCCGTCGGGTACGCCCTGGCGGCGGGCAACGCGGTGGTCCTCAAGCCGTCCGAACTGACCCCGGCCACCGGTCTCCTGCTCGCCGCACTGTTCGACGAGGCGGTGCCCGCGCACGCCGGGCTGTTCACCGTCGTCACCGGTGCCGCGGCCACCGGGGAGGCGCTGGTCCGCTCCGGGGTCGACAAGCTGGCGTTCACCGGGTCGCCCGGGACGGCGCGCAAGGTGATGGAGGTCTGCGCCGAGACGCTGACCCCGTTCCTCGCCGAGTGCGGCGGCAAGGACGCCGTGATCGTCACCGCGGACGCGGACCTGGACGCCGCCGCAGACGCGATCGTGTGGGGCGCGTTCGGCAACGCCGGGCAGACCTGCGCGGGAGTGGAGCGCGTCTACGCCGTGCGCGAGGTCCACGAGGCGCTGTGCGAGCGGGTGGTGCGGCGCGCCGGCGCGCTGCGGCCCGGCTCCGGCGGGGACGCGCACTACGGTCCGATGACCCTGCCGGGCCAGCTGGAGACCGTGGCACGGCATGTGACCGAGGCGGTGTCGTCGGGCGCGCGGGCCCTGCTGGGCGGCCCCGAGTCGGTCCGGGCGCCCTACGTCGCGCCCGTCGTGCTGACCGGCGCGCCGGCGGACTCGGCGGCGATGACGGAGGAGACCTTCGGCCCGGTCGTCGCCGTCGACGCGGTGGCCGACGTGGACGAGGCGGTGGCCCGCGCCAACGACTCCCGGTACGCCCTGGGGGCCGCGGTGTTCTGCGGCAGCCGGCGCACCGGGGCCGCGATCGCGGCCCGGCTGCACGCGGGGGCGGTGTCGGTGAACTCGGTGCTGGGTTTCGCGGCCGTGCCGGCGCTGCCGTTCGGCGGCTCGCGGGACTCCGGGTTCGGGCGGATCCACGGTGCGGAGGGGCTGCGGGCGTTCACGGCGGTGCAGTCGACGACCGTGCAGCGCTTCGCCCCGCCGATCGCACTGACCTCCTTCGAGGTGTCGGCCGCCGCCCGGGAGCGTGCGGTGCGGCTGGCCCGGTCACTGCACCTGCGGCACTGA